The Neodiprion fabricii isolate iyNeoFabr1 chromosome 4, iyNeoFabr1.1, whole genome shotgun sequence genome window below encodes:
- the LOC124180524 gene encoding sialin, with protein MDGKIDGREPRDTEYGTVQYEETEPPSWMFWKKRRYVLAILAFFGFFTSYILRVNLSIAIVAMTANNTKTDDDGNTYYEQEFNWDSKLQGLILSSFFYGYITTQLFGGLLASKIGGKRVFGGGIAVTALLTVITPPLVRVNVYILVALRIIEGVFEGVTYPCIHAIWAKWAPPLERSKLGTLAFSGSFIGTVVAMPVSGIMADRLGWASIFYSFGAFGIIWYIVWTIFVTDDPEDDPYISKAELRHIKGSLNQVDNEKVVHPWKDIVTSMPVWAIVAAHFSENWGFYTMLTQLPTFLSDTLDYKLEKSGFVSALPYLAMAIMLQAGGYVADYLREHKILTTTQVRKTFNCLGFVSQTIFMMCAAFIMTPVSVILCITIAIGLGGLSWVGFSVNHLDIAPQHASVLMGFGNTIATVPGIVSPIITGYIVQNKSAAEWRIVFIIAATIYIAGAVIYGIFASGEVQPWAMKSKNRNETGYDNPALEVETFTK; from the exons ATGGACGGGAAAATCGACGGACGTGAACCGCGAGACACCGAGTATGGAAC GGTGCAATATGAGGAGACCGAGCCACCCAGCTGGATGTTTTGGAAGAAGAGGCGTTACGTCCTGGCAATATTGGCCTTCTTCGGCTTTTTCACGAGCTATATTCTTCGGGTGAATTTGAGCATCGCCATCGTCGCCATGACCGCGAACAACACCAAAACCGACGATGACGGCAATACTTACTAC gaGCAAGAATTCAACTGGGACTCAAAACTCCAGGGGTTGATACTGAGCTCCTTTTTTTACGGCTACATCACGACGCAACTGTTCGGTGGATTGCTGGCATCGAAAATTGGGGGAAAAAGAGTTTTCGGTGGTGGCATAGCCGTGACGGCCCTTCTAACCGTCATCACACCGCCCCTGGTGCGAGTCAATGTTTACATTCTCGTTGCTCTGCGAATCATCGAAGGTGTCTTCGAG GGTGTCACATATCCATGCATTCACGCGATATGGGCGAAGTGGGCACCGCCGTTGGAAAGATCGAAACTGGGCACCCTGGCGTTTTCCGGAAGTTTCATAGGAACCGTCGTCGCGATGCCCGTCAGCGGTATCATGGCTGATCGCCTGGGATGGGCGTCGATTTTCTACTCCTTCGGAGCATTCGGCATCATCTGGTACATCGTGTGGACGATTTTCGTCACCGACGACCCGGAGGACGACCCCTACATCTCGAAAGCGGAGCTCAGACACATAAAGGGGTCGCTTAACCAGGTTGACAACGAG AAAGTTGTTCATCCTTGGAAAGACATCGTAACCTCGATGCCAGTCTGGGCAATAGTTGCAGCTCACTTCAGTGAGAATTGGGGATTTTACACGATGCTGACTCAGCTGCCTACATTTTTATCGG aTACACTGGACTACAAACTTGAGAAAAGCGGATTTGTGTCTGCGTTACCCTACCTGGCAATGGCCATAATGCTTCAGGCTGGAGGATACGTTGCAGATTATTTACGAGAGCATAAGATACTGACGACAACTCAG GTCCGCAAGACCTTCAATTGTCTGGGCTTCGTCAGCCAAACGATATTCATGATGTGCGCAGCTTTCATAATGACTCCGGTCAGCGTCATCCTCTGCATCACGATCGCCATTGGCTTGGGGGGTTTATCCTGGGTTGGCTTCAG CGTTAATCATCTCGATATTGCACCGCAACATGCGAGCGTTCTCATGGGATTTGGAAACACCATTGCCACCGTACCTGGTATCGTCAGTCCCATCATCACCGGATACATTGTTCAAAATAAG TCTGCTGCCGAATGGAGGATAGTCTTCATCATCGCGGCGACGATCTACATAGCAGGTGCCGTAATATATGGAATATTTGCCTCCGGGGAAGTGCAGCCCTGGGCAATGAAGTCGAAGAACAGAAACGAGACGGGGTACGACAATCCGGCCCTCGAAGTGGAGACGTTCACTAAGTGA